The proteins below come from a single Caulobacter flavus genomic window:
- a CDS encoding DUF4129 domain-containing protein: MTVSRGASDDAVVAAHARLAKDAGFQFDQAAFVPPKIPEWLRYVGKFLEFLLPYLKWVFWGALAVLAALIIYAIVRELLRIWAPPPRAVKPLVVEDAGWRPDAADARDLLAAADELAARGLFVEAAHLILLRSVQDIEKRRPRSVKISLTAREIAALPAIPDAARSAFVGIARLVERGLFGGRPVGADDFAQCRAAYEAFALPDGWRG; this comes from the coding sequence GTGACAGTTTCGAGAGGGGCGTCGGACGACGCGGTCGTCGCGGCGCACGCACGGCTGGCGAAGGACGCCGGTTTCCAGTTCGACCAGGCGGCGTTCGTGCCGCCAAAGATCCCCGAGTGGCTGCGCTACGTCGGCAAGTTCCTCGAATTCCTTCTGCCGTACCTGAAGTGGGTGTTCTGGGGCGCCCTGGCGGTGCTCGCGGCGCTGATCATCTACGCCATCGTTCGCGAGCTCCTGAGGATCTGGGCCCCGCCGCCGCGGGCGGTCAAGCCGCTGGTGGTCGAGGACGCCGGCTGGCGTCCCGACGCGGCCGACGCCCGCGACCTGCTGGCCGCCGCCGACGAGCTGGCGGCCCGGGGCCTGTTCGTCGAGGCCGCCCACCTGATCCTGCTGCGCAGCGTCCAGGACATCGAGAAGCGCCGACCCCGGTCGGTGAAGATCTCGCTGACCGCGCGCGAGATCGCCGCGCTGCCGGCCATTCCCGACGCGGCCCGCTCGGCCTTCGTCGGCATCGCGCGGCTGGTCGAGCGGGGGCTGTTCGGCGGCCGCCCGGTCGGGGCCGACGACTTCGCCCAGTGCCGCGCGGCCTATGAGGCCTTCGCCCTGCCTGACGGATGGCGCGGATGA
- a CDS encoding energy transducer TonB: protein MLQALPMTVLEIPYEPPAATGRKRRWSLALSGAVVLHVGLLLGVYLRLSRPEMPPAAPIEAIAVEFAVAPVAPPRPKDERPPGPEAKASPAAAATPAPLKAIDRPPDPRGVLPPQLRSDARAAEGDALARPSTPREASAPPAVAAPPAPVAAAQRTSAASARDAAISWRGLILGRLKAYKRYPRRAQSAGQEGVVHIAFTVDRGGRVLSARVAKGSGYPLLDDEALATIRRASPMPPPPEEVPGDPVEVLAPVEFFVG, encoded by the coding sequence ATGCTGCAGGCCCTGCCCATGACGGTGCTGGAGATCCCGTACGAGCCGCCCGCCGCCACGGGGCGAAAGCGGCGCTGGAGCCTGGCCCTGTCGGGCGCGGTGGTGCTGCACGTGGGCCTGTTGCTGGGCGTCTATCTGCGGCTGAGCCGGCCGGAGATGCCGCCGGCCGCGCCGATCGAGGCGATTGCGGTCGAGTTCGCCGTGGCGCCGGTCGCGCCGCCGCGCCCTAAGGACGAGCGGCCGCCGGGACCGGAAGCCAAGGCCAGCCCGGCCGCCGCCGCCACGCCCGCGCCGCTCAAGGCGATCGATCGTCCGCCCGATCCGCGCGGCGTGCTGCCGCCGCAGCTGCGGTCCGACGCCCGCGCGGCGGAAGGCGACGCCCTGGCGCGACCCTCGACGCCCCGCGAGGCCTCCGCGCCGCCCGCCGTGGCCGCCCCGCCGGCGCCGGTCGCGGCCGCGCAGCGCACCTCGGCCGCCAGCGCCCGCGACGCGGCGATCAGCTGGCGCGGCCTGATCCTGGGCCGCCTCAAGGCCTACAAGCGCTATCCCCGTCGCGCCCAGAGCGCGGGGCAGGAGGGCGTGGTTCACATCGCCTTCACCGTCGATCGCGGCGGACGGGTGCTGTCGGCCCGGGTGGCCAAGGGATCGGGCTATCCGCTGCTCGACGACGAGGCGCTGGCCACCATCCGCCGCGCTTCGCCCATGCCGCCGCCGCCCGAAGAGGTGCCCGGCGACCCGGTCGAGGTGCTGGCGCCCGTGGAGTTCTTCGTCGGCTGA
- a CDS encoding surface lipoprotein assembly modifier, translated as MPQRFPFRVAAGCAAFVVLALAGGAHAQVDDDTRLRLDQELSRRAAEREARTRQETAPDVLVIDGQAYAVGPGADDVGKALYLSLARRQWADARRFLKAYLALPERDPMLVSYAQGQLARQDGDLRGAERSFRQLLALQPDFQPGRIELARVLFENQRDREAEAMFLAIKAELPADDPRAAGVRRSVETFLSALKRRRGWTGQFALGPGWNSNINQASGSYACLLPGPEGVCFFDRKTPDPLGAATVNFESVLNRRLPMRGSGGLTFRGMAYGELYPEEGRYNQATLVAQAGFDYRTARLAFGVAPSLDVATLGAERLYEAPGLHAEISRGLGASTLVKLEADYKAMRYSRASFSALDGDQASLFLTAWRGLAGGWTLFGGMDLLDKDADRAVNAYRQAGLRLGAATPTVKGLNGTLFASARRKRWDAVNKTLEARRRDDEQTFTAILRAPRWKTPGGFTPSLTVQYAKVASSIDWLFSYEKTAASLKLERVF; from the coding sequence GTGCCCCAGCGTTTTCCGTTCCGCGTCGCCGCCGGCTGCGCGGCTTTCGTCGTTCTGGCCCTGGCCGGCGGCGCCCACGCCCAGGTCGACGACGACACCCGCCTGCGTCTCGACCAGGAACTGTCGCGCCGCGCCGCCGAGCGCGAGGCCAGGACTCGTCAGGAGACCGCGCCCGACGTGCTGGTCATCGACGGCCAAGCCTATGCGGTCGGGCCCGGCGCCGACGACGTCGGCAAGGCGCTCTACCTGTCGCTGGCCCGCCGCCAGTGGGCCGACGCCCGCCGGTTCCTCAAGGCCTATCTGGCCTTGCCCGAGCGCGACCCGATGCTGGTCAGCTACGCCCAGGGCCAACTGGCGCGCCAGGACGGCGACCTGCGCGGCGCCGAACGCAGCTTTCGCCAGCTTCTGGCCCTGCAGCCGGACTTCCAGCCGGGCCGCATCGAACTGGCCCGCGTGCTGTTCGAGAACCAGCGCGACCGCGAGGCCGAGGCGATGTTCCTGGCGATCAAGGCCGAGCTTCCGGCCGATGACCCGCGCGCCGCGGGCGTGCGCCGCAGCGTCGAGACCTTCCTGAGCGCGCTGAAGCGCCGTCGCGGCTGGACCGGCCAGTTCGCGCTGGGACCGGGCTGGAACTCCAACATCAACCAGGCCTCGGGCAGCTATGCCTGCCTGCTGCCGGGACCGGAGGGCGTCTGCTTCTTCGACCGCAAGACGCCCGATCCCCTGGGCGCCGCCACGGTCAATTTCGAGAGTGTGCTCAATCGCCGCCTGCCGATGCGCGGCTCGGGCGGCCTGACGTTCCGGGGCATGGCCTATGGCGAGCTCTATCCCGAGGAGGGGCGCTACAACCAGGCCACGCTCGTGGCACAGGCCGGCTTCGACTACCGCACCGCGCGGCTGGCGTTCGGCGTCGCCCCGTCGCTGGATGTCGCGACCCTGGGCGCGGAACGGCTGTACGAGGCGCCGGGCCTGCATGCCGAGATCTCCCGGGGGCTGGGGGCCTCGACCCTGGTCAAGCTGGAGGCCGACTACAAGGCTATGCGCTACAGCCGGGCTTCGTTCTCGGCCCTGGACGGCGACCAGGCCTCGCTGTTCCTGACCGCCTGGCGCGGCCTTGCCGGCGGCTGGACGTTGTTCGGCGGCATGGACCTGCTCGACAAGGACGCCGATCGCGCGGTCAACGCCTATCGTCAGGCCGGCCTGCGCCTGGGGGCCGCGACGCCGACCGTCAAGGGACTGAACGGCACGTTGTTCGCCTCGGCCCGCCGCAAGCGCTGGGACGCCGTCAACAAGACGCTGGAGGCGCGTCGCCGCGACGACGAGCAGACCTTCACGGCCATCCTGCGCGCGCCGCGCTGGAAGACGCCCGGCGGCTTCACGCCCAGCCTGACGGTGCAGTACGCCAAGGTCGCCAGCAGCATCGACTGGCTGTTCTCCTACGAGAAGACCGCCGCCAGCCTGAAGCTGGAAAGGGTGTTCTGA
- a CDS encoding Slam-dependent surface lipoprotein codes for MHRSTFKTLILASVTAVALAGVAHAGIVGESTDETHLKVGASVINAGPHTAGKAGVSVASIGLSAYVDFQGLSASAPPSGGVSTINNPSTAPGSHNGMGVFNFAKVSTGDLWFGEWSDTANANDGTHTVYYVGDDTGATAGSGTASYTVKGLSDYATNGILEGTFNADFTAGTLGGYVQSATTGYKVDIGSVGISGLTIASTTANATATQGASTLASGGEVSGKFFGANAAALAGLVTFGGNSVYDTAFGGTKN; via the coding sequence ATGCACCGTTCGACCTTCAAGACGCTGATCCTGGCCTCCGTCACGGCCGTCGCCCTGGCCGGCGTAGCCCATGCCGGCATCGTCGGCGAGTCCACCGACGAGACCCACCTGAAGGTGGGCGCCAGCGTGATCAACGCGGGTCCGCACACGGCCGGCAAGGCCGGCGTGTCCGTCGCCTCGATCGGCCTGTCGGCCTATGTCGACTTCCAGGGTCTGTCGGCCTCGGCCCCGCCGTCGGGCGGCGTCAGCACGATCAACAACCCGTCGACCGCGCCGGGCAGCCACAACGGCATGGGCGTGTTCAACTTCGCCAAGGTCAGCACCGGCGACCTGTGGTTCGGCGAATGGTCCGACACCGCCAACGCCAATGACGGCACCCACACCGTCTACTACGTCGGCGACGACACCGGCGCCACCGCGGGCTCGGGCACGGCCAGCTACACCGTGAAGGGCCTCAGCGACTACGCCACCAACGGCATCCTGGAAGGGACCTTCAACGCCGACTTCACCGCCGGCACGCTGGGCGGCTACGTCCAGAGCGCCACGACCGGCTACAAGGTCGACATCGGCTCGGTGGGCATCTCCGGCCTGACCATCGCCAGCACCACGGCCAACGCCACGGCGACGCAGGGGGCTTCCACCCTGGCCTCGGGCGGCGAAGTCAGCGGCAAGTTCTTCGGCGCCAACGCCGCGGCCCTGGCCGGTCTGGTCACCTTCGGCGGCAACAGCGTCTACGACACCGCCTTCGGCGGCACGAAGAACTGA